From the Brienomyrus brachyistius isolate T26 chromosome 23, BBRACH_0.4, whole genome shotgun sequence genome, the window aaataaacagaaaaaatataAAACCATGTGTCTTTTTGTGCTAGTTTTGTGCTAATTTGCTTATCCCTAGATAATGTGAAAGATTACAGCAGTCTACATGAATACCCAACTTGCCAATCAAGTACATTTtgtgcctgcagctcccacacccacgcccgaggcgctccctccgcctccagTGACTGTGCTCCCAGTGACTCCCGTTCCtaaccccactccagtcccttctgccccagtccccgaggaggtcccggaggaCACCACCGtcgctcctccctccttggaggtggaggagcttgaatgggacccctcggggaccttcTTGATGACTCCTCGGTCTTCACCCCGGCGAGCTGGACCCCAGCCAAGGACCCCCattgtcccgcaaggggagaggacaccgacatagggctggggtccctcccaccctgccccctggctcgccctccctcgcctgcgctggggctcggtcggcgcctgcaggtcctggccctccaggtcggctgtcgcctgcgggtccccctccacggcctcgtcgccctgcctcactCCCCACTCCGGTGcccggtcggtcgcctgcgggcttcccaacggcggctcctcggtcgcctgctggtcccccaCCTCTGgcgcgtcggaggacgtcgccgcctactgcggctccccccctctccttgccctcgcctaggtcccctccagctTCTTCGGCCCCTTCCCTGggtctccctcctgctccctcctcggccccctCCGTCGgtcccctcgccctgcctcctctgcccctccgaggtcccctccagctccggcctcccggccgcctgcggcccctccgggtGCCTcctgtcgcccgctggggctccctcgggctcccctttattccccctccttctctccctggcctcccgtcttggtccctcctgtctctgctccccctcgctttgttcctcctgtcctcGTCCCTTcattcctcccgtctctgctcctcgtcccccaGTGTTTCCTccattcactcctggcccttttgttccacctgttccctccATGTCCCCGTTCCTTATCTGTCTGTCCGCCTGTCCTACTTCCTGTccttgtgccagttctgtcagtcttgttccctgtgccccattCATAGTCTTGTTGTTCTGTTCCAGGTCCCGTTTCCCTCgtctcgtccgtcgcctcccctgcggcgcggggggggggggggggttctggcacgcccagctcgtacgatcctcgtgtgtgccacgcccccctgattatccacgtgtgcttccctgatcgtgcccagctgtgtctgattattttcaaccagtcctgtccttttaagtccatgtcttgcccgaGTCGagcgtctgtcattgatgttcgttggCGTCAGATGTTTCCTCGTTCCCTAACCCGTAATTCCCCGTTTttgggctgtctgcctgctttctgcccgcCCGAGCAATCACCCACTCCCCAGCGTTCCCGGGCGATCGTGACACCTATGATTTGCTGCTGCATTTAAGATCTGTACTTGGGTAGCCAGGTACTAAGTATTGAATACCGAGTACTTTTGTCATTTTCAATCCTTTTCTGCGTATCGCTATTGGCGTGTTCAGCCTGAGCTTTCGATGTCCCGGTTTATCGATTGCCTTTGCTTCTTTCTGGAACTGTTTACGTCGCCGATTGCCGCTTCCCTAACAAATCTTTGCCAAAGCCAACATTTTTTGCATCTGGATTTTCCCTTTGGTTCTGACAGCCTGCTAGTTATTGACTGGATTTGAGCTGCTTGATTAAACTTCATTTCTCTATGCTTAGGTCCCCAAACTTTTCATAAGGTGTACTTTCAGTACATGCGATATCTGGTGTGTGCTATCACCTACCAAGGTGTGTAATTAGCTTCACATCCCTATGTATAAATACACCTGGATGAAATTCCTGACCGAATAGCCACTGGTTAGATGGCACTCAGTCACTGAGGCACTTGCATTTACAGGATAGGCCATCAAGTCTACTCAGTATTGAATACAGGAAGGTATTTTACAGATGCAAAATGCCATCATGGCAGCGATCATGGGTGGCCAGTTGAGACACCATTATATCCCAGTTCAGGCGCCTCCATTGTGAGGAGCTCATGTGGTGTATGCAGACTCCTAGTACATTTGTAGACCAGCTAAAGGCCAAGACACCTGCTTCATACATTAGTGAGCGAGTCCCTTAAAGGCACATATGGGACTACTGCCACAGCCAGTCGCATAGTAACCACAGGACAAGCAGTACAGTCAGTCCTTTATTAAGGCACACACCAGTTACAGGAACATATGGCACCCACTAGTAACCACTGCTCTTCTCATCACCACTTGCCAGCTGGTGCTTGGAATCTGCCCACTGCAGTCACCAGCTTCAGCTCCCCACTGGACACCAGAGCCTTGGTGCGGAAGGAGTGCTTGCGTACAGCAGCGACATCCCTACCTGAAATGCAGGGTGGGAGGAGTCAGACACACAGCTATTCTGAAGAGAAGCCAGCCTGGAGCTCACCTTTCCTGAAGCACCTCTGCTCACAGCTATCAGTGGCTGAGGGGGCACACACAGCTgtgctacagtggaagaacaCCTGCAGAGACCACAGCATGGCTTGCATTAGCCCAGATTTACAAACAGGCCAACAGCCTTCGCTTGCTGCTCCAGTACCTGTCCCTGCAGATGCTTGGAGGTGGAGTCCACAAATGTAAACATCTGCACAATGAACCGCTTGTAGTGAGCTGGGAAGGGAAGCCCAGATGAGCTATCCACAGGAACCAAGGTGGTCAGGTACTTGTCACCTGGGTTGGGGCACCTGCGTGCACAGCCATTGTTAGGTAGGGATACCACCAAGACCAATAACCAAGTTGCCCCCAGCTTCCCAGTTACCCAGCTTCCAGGAGGCTCCACTGAGGCAGGCTCAGAGGGTCGGGGGTAGGTGTTGCCCAGCAGCTGTCCAGAAGCAGGACAAGGTTGGAGTCCGTCCTATTCAGGAGGCGAACCTCCACATACACAGGCTGCCGCAGCCACTTGGTAACAGGGTAGTCGCCGTCCTGGTAGTAGGAGGTATATGCAGCAGCTCCTGCAGATACCAGCAAGAGAATGTCACAACCACATGCCTACTGGCACGGTAGCAAGTCACCATCCAGCTATACCATACCTTCATCACACCCTTTAGTGTAACACTGCCCATTTGCCAGCCTCAGCTCCACCCGGAGAGGCCCTGGAACCACCATTGGAAATGGCATATCTGCTGCTACTGGTTGGTACTCAGCCACCAGGGAGACAACCTCAGAGCCCCAGTACCTACACTGGGGGAGCAGCCTGCCAGGCAACACCAGGCCATCAGATACAGACCAGCCAAGTAGGGCTACAGAGCCAAAGACCCCACTCACTCGTAGAGGGAGTCCCTCGTGATGGAACCCAGAGGTCCTACACCAACTTCATACATGGAGGACATCCTGTTCTCATACACTATGTAGTCCCCAGCCACCTAGGATGAGAGCCACAGGTAAGCCAAATCCCCCCCCACACTAGACCCTGCTTGTGATGTGGTGACAACCCACCTTCACCACAGTGCCACAGGCAGTCACTGGGAAGGTGAATATGGCAAAGGAAGCAGTAGTGGCAACAGGGCTGCAAGGGGCAGCATTCCCTCCCAGCATGGAAATACTGGTCACGTCCAGCTGGGGCACAGTGGAATCCTTGGCCACCACAACCACAAACTGACCATCTCTGGTGCACTGCACAGTCACTGGGGGAGAAGCATGGTTATTCAATATCCACACATTCAGCCAGGAGGATCACACGTTGGAAAGCATCACAGCCTCACCTGCATTCCCATAGTAACACTGCTGGCCATCAAAACAGCAGTTTATGGCTGCACAAGCATCCTTGCCGATGGCAGGAGCTCCACAGGGAACTTTCTCATACACCTGGCATTTATcataagcagcagcagcacccttaACAGCCGGCTGCTGTGCAAAAGACACGGTAAAAACAACCAGCAAGACGCTAGCCTGAGCCCAAAGCCACCAAACTACCGCCATGATGAGAATGAACAATGTAATGAGCAGTAAGCGGAATCACTTCTTTAAATACCACCTTTCCGCCATTCCCGTTGAAGTTCAGTAATCGGTTGTTTAATAGGTAAACCGCACGAGGTTGCCCGGATCCAACTCGACCGATTAACATCGATATTTTATACATTACACCCTGTCTACTTAACACGCGATGTAAATGGCTTAAAAAAACGGGTTTTGATGCAGATCACAGGTATTTCTCTATTTCTGAGTATAGCGTTGTTAAGTATTTCCTCCGTTCTCGCCGAAGTTCAGTAATCGGTTGTTGGACGGCAATTTTAATATGTTAACGGATATATCGAGATTCTCTGCATATTGTGTATTCCACCTTCATCAAGAGAATATGTGACGAATATACTACCATATGAGCGTAGTTGGATCCGATCACTACAGtccgagtattttagccccgatgtcaatcttccttcaaaaacaaagaagtcaagccccaggtaaacttACCCCTGATCgtttcaatagctagaaactcCGCTGACTGCTACTATTACTACTCAAAAATCGTGAGTGAATATTGAGATCTTGATTCTAAGTGAAAATAAAATCGTAGTTATTTTTTACCTAGAATCGTGCATGTGCTCTGCACATATTGGTATTGGAGTAAAAAGTCGGTATTTGCCCCTGAAATATAAGCAAGGGAaagtgaatttaaaaaaaaaaacttaaaacacCCAAGTAAAGTACAAGTTCGAAGAAAAACCTGCTTGCCAAAGTATTAATACTTAGTTACTTTACATCTCTGATCAAAACAGCAAACTCGGGCGCTAACTGTAAATGAACATGAAAGCGTTATCTAGAGATGGCATGCTTCTTTCTGCCACCAGGGGTCAATAGAGAAGCGATAAGGCCTGTTTATGAACAGCAGAATAAGAGGACAGCGTGGGACCGCGGGAATTCCTTCGTTTTTGTACCCTTTGTAGGCTGCATCCTTCAAATGTCCATGCGGTGAATCTTGTGTTATGTTGGGCTGCCAATGATCCAACTGGGAAAAAGAACAACGCATTAATAGACCACATTTGACGGAGGCTTTGAAACGACACTGCGTCGCTGTGATGCATCCGATCTTCAAATGCAGCCTTACATGGCTCCAGTCACTGAACTGGGACGCAGCCACCCTGTAACAGGTGCAGGTAGTTCTGGCAGGCTAATAACAGTCCTACGTTAATGCACACTAATTTCATCTAACATTCAGTGAACTCTGCACTAATAAATAAGCAGCCATTCTTATCGGCATTGTTTTCCTTGGTTTTCAAAAAACAAGCACCTGACCATTGACGGTTTCTATGGTAACTTAAGGCACCATGACTGATGAGAAGCCTGACTAGATGGTCTGTCCTTATAGGGTATATATTTTTAAGAACACCTGGGAGCATTATTAAATGCAAATTAAAATCATTTTCTTCTGCAAAATGAACCATGATGACTTCATTTTATTACTACTTTTTATTTGTTAGCTCTGATTTAAGAGGAATAAACAGCTTTGAGGTTCATATAACCTCACAGCTTATCATGGTTTATCCTTTACTTAATCATTAGGCTATATGGTCAAAATAGTCCTTGATGGAAACATCACATATGGATTGTATTTCTGTTTCTATATGGGGGCGGCAAAATGTACTTGATTGGCAAGTTGGGTATTCATATAGGCTACTGTGATCTTCTTTCACAttatctgtatttctgtttttatagtaaaataaaatgtagtaAATGTACTTGATTGGCCAGTTGGGTATTCATGTAGACTGCTGTAATCTTTCACATTATCTAGGGATAAGCAAATTAGCACAAAACTAGCACAAAAAGACACatggttttgtattttttctGTTCATTTCAGTGCTCTGAATAATTCAGCTATACGAGTATTATGGTGATATTACCAAATGGTTATTTTGATGCAGGTATAAGATCGACTGCATCATGTGGTTCTCTGACCATAGAGAGATGGACAAAAAGTGCGTGAAAGTAGGTGAGCGCCAGTCCATTACCCTGAACTTAATGCGAGCATCAACAGGGAGCCAGTGAATAAAGACGAGATAAGATTGAATATCAGACACGCTGCTTAGTGATGCCGAAGGTCTGAGAGCTGCTCTGTATGCTTACGACTTGACCAAGACGTTGGACTCAAACAGAAGACATTGCGATCACCGGCTGACATTGGGCTTATACccagggttaaggttagggatgacGTTAGTATTAGGGGTAGCGTTTGCTGTGATAGTTAGAGCTACGGTTGTTGGGTGGGTTAGGATACGCATTAGGCTTCAGGGTAAAGCTGGCATAAGAGTTCAGGCTAAGTCTAGGGGTCGTATGAAATCTAGTTCACATGCTAACCCACTCACTGTGAGGACTTAGTATGAGGAAAGGTAATGCTGAAAATATACagcaaaaataattaaaatgagatAAAACAAAATGTATTGTTCACAAAGGAAACCACATGAAGAAATATCATGTTCATATTTATATAATGGGAAACAAAATGAGACAATACATGAAAGCTGTTAAAATAAATGCATGTATTAGGCCTGGGAAATTTATGAGGGTGAGACATTGCATTACTTTTAAAGTCAAAATGGGTTATTTGACTGAGCAGTcaacacacagca encodes:
- the LOC125719339 gene encoding zona pellucida sperm-binding protein 4-like isoform X6, which gives rise to MAVVWWLWAQASVLLVVFTVSFAQQPAVKGAAAAYDKCQVYEKVPCGAPAIGKDACAAINCCFDGQQCYYGNAVTVQCTRDGQFVVVVAKDSTVPQLDVTSISMLGGNAAPCSPVATTASFAIFTFPVTACGTVVKVAGDYIVYENRMSSMYEVGVGPLGSITRDSLYELLPQCRYWGSEVVSLVAEYQPVAADMPFPMVVPGPLRVELRLANGQCYTKGCDEGAAAYTSYYQDGDYPVTKWLRQPVYVEVRLLNRTDSNLVLLLDSCWATPTPDPLSLPQWSLLEAGCPNPGDKYLTTLVPVDSSSGLPFPAHYKRFIVQMFTFVDSTSKHLQGQVFFHCSTAVCAPSATDSCEQRCFRKGRDVAAVRKHSFRTKALVSSGELKLVTAVGRFQAPAGKW
- the LOC125719339 gene encoding zona pellucida sperm-binding protein 4-like isoform X4, with protein sequence MEVVWWLWAQASVLLVVFTVSFAQQPAVKGAAAAAYDKCQVYEKVPCGAPAIGKDACAAINCCFDGQQCYYGNAVTVQCTRDGQFVVVVAKDSTVPQLDVTSISMLGGNAAPCSPVATTASFAIFTFPVTACGTVVKVAGDYIVYENRMSSMYEVGVGPLGSITRDSLYELLPQCRYWGSEVVSLVAEYQPVAADMPFPMVVPGPLRVELRLANGQCYTKGCDEGAAAYTSYYQDGDYPVTKWLRQPVYVEVRLLNRTDSNLVLLLDSCWATPTPDPLSLPQWSLLEAGCPNPGDKYLTTLVPVDSSSGLPFPAHYKRFIVQMFTFVDSTSKHLQGQVFFHCSTAVCAPSATDSCEQRCFRKGRDVAAVRKHSFRTKALVSSGELKLVTAVGRFQAPAGKW